GACATGTTGACATGATTGTAAGTGAAGTATTACCTTATCAGCCTGATCAGATGCTCCATCCATCGATCAACAGACAGTGATCCGAATAGTGGGATATAAGGTCCCATTTCAGTGTTAAGAAGTGTATTTTTTACAAGATTTTACAAGACCTTCGTGGTCTGTTAGCTACAGTTTATATGgcacgattttttttacctATCAAATCATTCCCGTTACTTTTAATCGGCCGAAAATAACTTCCTCAGGCGCTCCAAGTATCTGCTCGATGTGTTTGTGCAGTATCTTCATCTAGCATTTAGTCTCTTGTAATACATCCTCAGATTTTCAAACCGGCCTCttagttggcaaaaatctggagtcgactccgatcccaTTCCAAAAATtttggaaccgattccggaaggTCCGTCCAGCATTAGCCGTTTGGAATCACCCAGAGTCATCCgaaatcgcccggagtcgtccgaaatcgcccggagtcgtccggagtcagagtcatccggaaacATTGTGAGTTacctggagtcgtccggagtcggcagaagaagaagaaagcacaGTTTAAAAAGTGCATCGGCAAagtgaaaagagaaaaaaagactcCAACTCCGGCTGACTCCGGAgaacttcggacgactctgaacttCCACGCGACTCAGACTCCGCTTGACTACagccgactctggacgacttcggcAGAATGCGGACGACTCGGGACGACTCCAAGCGGCTCTGGATGACACTGGACGGCTCCAAGCGGCTACGGACGTCTCCGACTCCGCTTCCGGATAAATTgcactccgaacgactccaattccagacgactctgactCCAACTCTGACTTTGCTTCCAGAagactccaactccaactcGGGGTGGATCTAGTGATTCCAATTTTGTCGGAGTCGAAATCGGACTAAAAACATCTGCAGTCGGATCAGAGCCGAGGGTGCACTCCACCGCTAGTCCTCATCATAAACTTCTACCGCAATATGATGGTTTTCGGCAGACTCGATGCTGTCAACAAATAAAGCTGAACTCACTTTTCTTTACAAAAGATACcatttttgaaacattcaaAATCAATTATACATTCACTGTAATACAATATTAGGTACTATAATCATTAGGTATCGGTCCCCCCAGGGTTTGAGGAGGGCCCCAAAAAATGAACCTAACcccgtttacaaaaaaatgtgcatCTCAATCTTTCTTTAGTTTCTAACCCCCTAAACAACTGCTGGCTCGATACATCAGTAAGATCTAAATTCGTGTGACTGCTTAGGGCCTCCACGCGTGTAAATCCGCCCCTgctaataaatattttttcctaTAGATCTACGGACCTTGATACCccctttttattttacattacatCAATAAAAGGAACTCAAGATGTGTAGATTTCTTCCTTCAACTCGTTGATGTTTGCCTGTATTAATGGTTCCGAGCTGACATATTCAATCTATGTTTTTACGTTTCTTGCCATCTACTTCATACCTCGTAATGCTCCAATACTGGTAGTGCTCAACATTCCGAGCCACTTCCATTCTGCACAGAGAGTTCAATCACAATTACGAGCTGCTTGATTAAAATTACTGCCGAaggttcgctcgctcgctcagcGCCAAAAGCGAATGAACCGAAACTGCACAACAGACCAATATTGAGGGACTGAAGGATGCTTTACTAGCTGAACTTAAAAAGGGCCATTATGCAGCACTTAATATTGGGAGCAATGGAAGATACCATTGAGAGGAAAGTTGTATGTTTATGGTCGCATTCCTACCCAGAATTGCTTGATTTCATTTACCGGATAACCCATCAAGATAACAACATACATTCAATCACCATATGTCACAGGATGGTTTGAATTGTTGGGGCTTTCAAGAGCTAAATTCAACCCTatcaattaatttttcaacaCACTTCAATGCTGTTTTGTCGCTGACAACTCAAACCTCAACATCCGAACCGATCGCGTCGGAATCGGACAAGCTCTTCGGTATCCGTGGCTCCACGTTATTGCCACTGCAATGTATTCCAGCAACTACAGGGCCACAGCACATCATCGGTCATCTTCTCTCGGTCCAACACGCTGCCACTGCCAGCCGTGTCGTTTCCCTCTTCCCAGGAACCATCTAACTCCGAACTTCagccatccatccatcaatCCAGCGCAGTGCCGAAGATGTCCGGCAGAACGACAAACGGCTACAAACatgaaaccccttttttgcatTAGACGATCGAGCGCACAGTGGGACAGGGATACAGGTATgcaaattttattacattttaatttacataCATCTACAAtctgcagcaacaaccaaaacaacaacaacaaaaaatcttaGGCACACGGCACAAAAACTGGGCAGCTGTTTCGCATGCTTCGCTGGTCGGTTGCCTGGCTACCGCCACCTTTTCGGGATGGCGTTGGAAAAATGCGCTGCCCGACCTGTTACTTCACGGTCACGGTGCTCATGTtgcccaccacacacacacatacgctggGGAGGGTTGTGCTTTCAGtacaaccgaaccgaaaggCTAACCGGCCCTTCCGCGCGCGCTTAGCTGTTagccaaaaaattagtttttcatgtttttgttttggtggggtttgtttttttgtttttatttcattttttcgtGTTACGTCTGCGCGCGTAGACATACGAGTTTTGTGGCTTGTCAGTCGGCGTGGAACACACGGGTAAACATAATGTATGGCTGCATATCTTGCAGCGGAAATCAAGTGCCTCGGTGTCTGCCCGGAATGTGCCCTCCCCATCGCAAGCGCAACACAGCAGACGAGACTTAGAATGGGTTTAGGCCGAAGGTGCGGTTGCttttaatgcatttgttttttggcaATTCATCGCACTGGAACTGAAAACAAGACAGCAAACATGGGACCGACTGTCATTGCTGTGCCAAGACAACACAAGTTTTCCCGTTTTTCGCTGACCTCTTCCCACACGACAACGTCAGCACGGGGGTCAGAGGGAAAGCTCTCGGTGCTCTTGCCCGCAGGACACAATTGATTGATCTCTTCCCTCTTCTCAGAGAATAGCAGAAGGAGAGCATATGTAgcccgtcacacacacacacaaacatcagACAATACGGTTGCCATCCCTAGGCCCGGTTTTTTGTGCAGACGATGTATGTAAATTAATTAGAAACTTGCGCAAACATAACGTACGACCCGATACTGGAAAGTGGAAAGGTGAAGTACCGGCATGCCCAAGAAACATTTCCTGTGCCTTTTAAACTTAAACATAATCTAAAGAATGCTAAGCCACTTAGTTTTAATGTGTCTTTTTGAGAAAATAAACAGCTTTTTTAATTGTAACGTCTATTAAATGTTCTGAAGAGGCTTGTAAGATTGTGCGATAAAACTAAAACTGTGGTTTTGTTGGTTGATTTTAGCCGTTCTGTCATTGTAATCTTAAGCacgcgttaatgtttttcatttcaaacaaagACGGCATGATGTGTCTTTTGGGCATCTTTCACGCGgtgaatacagggttttccaagtcactttcgaatgtaaatattgttattcaccgcatgtaaaatgttttgcaacagctgtcaaatggtttatttgtttcaaaatgaaatttcagcttcAAAACATGATttgcaacacacaacaaaatgctgtaaaactcaatccagcttgagacgtgttgaaaatcatgctgtagaacttaaaaattattatgatggaaatgaaatgtcagatagatgtggaacaacattttgcatgcggtgaataacaatgtttacattctaaactgacttggaaaaccctgtatgctATTAcactctgatatttcattttcatcataataattttcaatttcttcagcatgatttacAACACTTCACCTGTGAACGGGCGATGAGTTCCGGCTTCAAACCCCGGTGAAAAAACGATGGCCCgttcaagtgttgaaaatcatcctgaagaaataaagaaatctTATGATGGATATGAAATGTCAGATTGatgttgaataatattttgcacgcgttgaataacaatgtttactttcggaagtgacttggaaaaccctgtattatttGCCCATTAAGGCATGAAGGAAGGAAACTCGGGAATAGACTGTACTTGGAATAGGAGTTGCATCTCAAATACTCCGATAATACTAATATGATAAGAGAGTTCGTGTTAATAGTTATTATTCTACGATAAATCATAAATGAGTATAGTAGCGCGGGAAGTAAACAATAATTCGTGCAACGAACCTTAAAAAATTGGAACCAAAAATTCATAGGCAACCAAAATAATGGGAAACCCTGAGTAACGAGATGGACTCCAGGGAATACATCTCAAATGGCCTCTAGGTGTGATTAAAAAAGTCCTTGTGAGCTTAGGCCAGAGGTCTTCAAACTACGGCCACCGAGAGCCTATAACGCGACCCGCGATGACTTTGTAAAGgtcagagaaaaaaaattcaataagtattttcttataaaaatgagatttaaacATTCATCCATCAGCTAAAGGTAacgtcaaaatggccctcaacaacgATATTTATGAAGCAATGTGGCCCGCTAAGTGAAAACATTTGGAAACCTCTGTCTCTAGCCAATGAGATCCATTTTTATAGACATGATAGTCCAATATGTGTCCGACATGACGAAATGTTcgttaaaactaaaaattaaCATGCATTTCTGCTCATACTCGAGCGATTTCTTGAGATATATGTCATGATGACATTCTGCAATCAATCTCAAACATTATTATAACATATCCATACCAAGAAgctgtatttatttttcttttcgtttcacaTCTATATCACAAAGTCTATAAATGGATAAACGTGTAGTCGGAACCGAGTTCTATGGATGGACCCTTTTGTGAGCTTTACTATAGTCTTATTAGGCCACACAGGAccaacaaatgaaaaaagaaaccttATCAAAATAATCGTAACAATATTGTTCAAACTATGGTTAGATTGCAAATGTTCCTTGGGCAGTGGTACAGCTGAGGTGAACCTGTACCATGCCGTACGCTCCCAACGGCCGGTAACGGCAGAATGGTGGTCACTTTCCCTCACGCCCTACGCCAGCGTCCGCACCTCGTCTGCACCTGTTTGAGGACCATTTGCTCCAGGGGAAAACACTTTCCAGCCTGCACTGGACTTGTCCAATAATTGAAACGTGCATGTTGCATGAAGCAGTGCAGGGAAGGGGAGAAAAGCGGGGCTTTCGAAACGGGCGTGATGAGCCGCCGTATGATGAGGCGGCCAGGCCCACTGGACGGGATCGCTATAATTCATGGAGCGATCAAATTATTATAAacgcagcaacaaaatgaatgaacacatacacacaaagctACACATATACACGGCTCGTTGGCTGTCCATCCGTTGATGGATGGCGGTGGATGGATGGAGTTGTACGGTGTGAAAATGGGCACCCCCATACGATGCACCTCATTTTCCATGGATTGCCTCTGATCGCGCTGCTGCGGAAGGAAATGGGGAGGAGGGATGAAAGAGAGGCACTAGCCGCGTCACGCTAGTTTGCAGCACGGTCTTCAGGCTCCACATTATTGGGGGACCTcggtaaaaaaaacagggggGGAAGCGGCCCGGACAGTCTCCCGTCCGACCGAATCTTTGACCTTCCCCGAAAGTagcccgttccgttccgttccaccTCCTGAATAGTGGGGAAGTTTGACCTGAAAGGAGGGGAAGAACGGACCTGTATTCCCGGTCCAGAGAGGCTCGGTGCGATGTAGCGTGAACCGTGAAGATGATCTCCGTGTCTGTCGCCCTTCATCTTTACATTCTCCGTCGTAAGGTCTGGTTCTTGCGACCAGAAGACTCGTAATTCTAATGCCCCTTTTTTGTGAAGAAGCTCGTTATTTTAGCGAAGGTCATTAAATTACGATTGAACTACACCAGCGTTTTTAATCAATATCGTTTCGAGCAGCAATAGAGTACCACAgcacaaaaataaatcaaatcgaacacacaaacccacaaacAAAACTCCAGGATTCGCTCAACGCAGCGCTAACGGagcaaacaaccaaaagcCCAGGAGTTTATGGAGAagcgacacacaaaaaaaggaagggagGGTAATGGGTGAGTCAACTTTCCGGTCACACGTTCCCGAAACAGTTCAGCTAGGAATGGGGACCGCTAGGGCCGTTGGGGGAGTAGTGGTTTATATTTCGTTTCCATTTTTGGGCAGCttcgatcttttttttttcttttcggtcGGGCAGGGGGCGCTGACGATGGCCACACCGTGTGGCGGCCGCGCCGAGAATCAATACTTTCGTCTGGTCGTTGTCCTTTGTGTGCCGCTTGGGAGAACGCCGGTTCCAAAGTCCCGGAAAAGGCTTGACAGCAGCCCGCGAAAACAAGAGGCAACACCGAAAACTACGATAACTAAACCCCACCTGGAGAGTGGTTGAGAGGAACATTTTTGagaggagaggggggggggtgttggGCGGCACAATCGGGACATCGATGGGTAAAGGTTTGCAACGTTTTGTGGAAatgttgaattaaaaaaaaataaacaagtaaTTTTTAACCATCCATAAATGACGTAACGAAATTTTCCTACCAACTTTGGGTCCTTGCGATTACGAAATATAGCACTGGAAGATGGAAATTTAACAGGACTTCATGCAGGTCCTGGACCTAATAATGCAtctataccggtcctggaactgatactgacgGTCATACTGATCCTGAATTAACTCccaattttattttgtttctgaaACTGTACCAGAACCAGCGCAGGATTTAGTTCGGGTCTGGAACTGATACAGTTCCACTTCCTATGAAGAAACTGATCGACAAACCATATTCATTAGTACTTGTGGAGCATAGGAATATCGTAGGTTTTAGCGTTTGAATTCAGCTCAGGAAAAAGCGTTGGAATtccggattcagaataaaacCTGAACCTAATCCTGGTCTGGAACCGATAGAATTATATCCAGTAGTACTTGTGCAACATAAGAATAGCGTAGAAAATAGTGCATTTTAGAACATTTACTGAAGTGATTTTGTTCCTGCATGGAATACATGGTGAGGACACGTGAGTTAcgaaatacaaacaaataaaatgttctgtcactgacaaaacaacaactccaTCAGTTGTCTTACGAGCGTagcgtaatttatggacggcCCAACATGGTCCTCCGTGTAGGTATGATTGAATGGTAGGAGCGTCATCGAGAAATCCCAATACCTAGTACTGTAGTTGCGAAGTTGCCATGTAACGCTCCACGAACTGGCCGGATATCCTGAGCCCGTCTATTCTCAAACCTTGCGGACGCAATAACTCCTGCAGTTGTGCGATGACACTGCCAAAGCTATACCAACCCGATAAGACCATCGTTCCCCCGCtcccccaccaccatcacacacacacaaaacaatggACAAACCTCCGAGCACAGGGTATTGAATTGGCAGGAATCGGGTTGGTGCCCGATCACACTGACTTGCACGTACGCATTGTTCGGAGGTGATTACGGCCCGATTCGATTGCGTCATCTGTCACGCTAATttgaccgaaaaaaaacaggtaatTGCTAAAGCCAGCGGAGGTCTTGGGATATTGATGTGAGAGGTTGATTGGTGGACGCTAGCAGACACACCAAACCTCACGTCCAACTGTACCCGGGCACAAGCGCCGAGCCTGGAACGCAAAGCTGGAAGGCACAAAAAAGCCTCTTCCCTTTGGAAACTAGTTGCATCACGCAAGGATGTCGCTTCCTAGATGGGCACCTGaaactacaacaaaaacagcagtTCTGAGCAAGTCCAATATCGCGCTCCGCTGGTAGTATATGAGTCAAGGTCAAGCAACGGCAGTGACAATTAGAAAACTTGCAGCAATCACGCCAACCGAAGGAACCTAGAACCTGTTGGAGGGACCCAACCTAGCATGTCATCCACTATTAACTACGCTTGGAGGTCACAGCAAGAGGACGGTGGTGTGGTCCCGAAACAACGCTGGTGTAGGCTGTTGGTGCTTGCCCCACTGCACCACTTGTTGTTGGGTGCGAGCGGCTGTGGAGCGAGGAGCCGAATTGATTAAATAGAGGAGCGGACGACTACGCCGTTGCGGTTAAACGCTTATAACGCTACGAACGATTAATTCTGCTTCCCCCAAACCTCTCCAGCTGgaatagaatagaatagaTAGTAAACAATCGAGGCTAGTCGGCAGGCAGGAATTCTTGAACATCCCTCCAAGGTTCAATGGTAGGTGCTCGTGCAAAACTTTGTTAGGAAAAAGGCTTCCaacggaaaaaaaaccccgcgtttaaacacagcacagcacactgGTCCGTGTCTTGCGGCAGGGAGGATCCGTTAATGATGTAGTTTGAGTCGGTTTTTTTGCGGGAAGAAACGGAAAAGCCGACCTACCTCCAGCTCTCAATGGCGAAGGTCAATCATTCTTTCAAGAAGTTCCGAAATGCTTCGTTTGCCTTTACCTTGCCTTTTGTTTGATTATACTTCTCCCCTCTCCCGACTGTCTTCTTTTCCTCTTGCTGCTCCTCTTGTGCCCAGACATTGACAAAGAGTGATGGACGGGAACGGGGAGCGAAGCCCAAATTCGGAAGCGGTAGAGTTCCCCGGGCACAATTTATTGCCACTGCTGCGAGGGAAATTGGGTCTTGGCAGTCGTCCTGCAACGTTCCTCATTCGCGGTGACGTCTTGAGCGCCGGCCTGTTCGCGAGTTGGCGACTCCCGCTCCAACTACCCCCCGCCCCGGCAATATTCTCAATCAGGCGGCACACCCGAGGAAGCCGCACGATGGCTTTTGGGGTTACGATTATTATCATCAAGttcgtttattatttttattagtaTTGTTACTGCCGGGGCGCTTCGCCCGCTCCCATTTGTCATTAGCTAGTGGGAGCATCCGCGGCAGTCGCGTTACTATTATTAGTTTACCCGGCTGCCTCGCCCTCCCTCGGTTCCCTGTCGCGCGTGTTGATTATGAGAGGTGGGTTGTGGCTTTTGCGGGAAAACCTTGGAACTCCTGCCTGCCTTTGCGGGGAAGCTCAAGGCTTTCCggggtctttttttttttgaataccAAGACCAAGTCGAAAGAATTTTTAACGTTTAGACTATTCGGGTAAACCATGGAAGGGAGTGAGCATGATGGGACGAAACGTTCCGACATTCATCCGAACGAAAGTAGCAACGAGGCTCGAGCGTCTGGTGCTTGTACACAGTCGGTCCGGACGAACCGGACGGTTTAGTTCATTGCTTCCGCTCATCTCGAGCAGTTCGTTCAATTAATCTCGGCCCCACCCTTTGCCCAGCATGGCACTGGTCAAGGGCGAAGACAGCCCGCCGCGACCGCCGGCCATCGTGTCGTACGCGTTCGAGAAGGAGCTGATCAACAGGCAGAACCGCTACATCCGGCTGTACGACAGCTTCCTGCCGAGCCTGAAGCGCGTCCCGATCGCGATCAAGTTCTGGTCCAAGTACGACTCGACCGCGGCCGGCCGCAGCGGCCTGCCCAACTTCGACCGGTACTGCGCGCTGGTGGAGAAGACGATTGCGGAGGGACCGCGCGATCGCTACCCGGAACCAGTCACCGAGAGCCAGTGGTACGTTCCTGGCCTGGATATTCgaccgacagcagcagctgctctcATTCTCCCAATCCTTTTTCCAGCTACGGTTGGTACTGCGAGCCCTGCTACCGGTACGAGGGGCGCGACATCCACCTGCTGTACCATCCGAAGAAGCGCTCCCCGATCACGTTGGTCGGGGAGAAGATCAACGCGGACCGCATCACGCAGCGGCCCCGCTTCACCGGCGTACCGTTCAAGCTCACCTCGTAAGACACCAGGCACCAGCGAGCAGAAACATCAAATCCAAGCCAAGAACTACAGCGCCATCTACTGTCTACTGTTTAAGGCACTCCCGTGGGTTCGGGTTTCgctttattagtttttttttttgtgtttgccgCGGTTGTGCATTCTAGGTGTCAgtggtaaataaataagtaattaaaacaaaacaacaaacaacgtgCGCGTGTTTAAGCTGATGCGAGTTCACTCGGGTGCGTGTTGCGCGGGTTCGTTGCCTATCGCCGGGGTCTCCGTTTCGTTCGCAGCGCTCGGCGTGTTGCTGAGGTCCAGTTTCGCTTCCTCCTGCTTTGTGGGCGCGGTGCGTGGTGTctctgctggtggtggtggtggtggtggtggtggtggcgatggCGGTCCAATGTAGGTAAGGAAGACGGGCAGCAGTATGAGTCCGTGGGCGGCCCCGACCAGCACGATGCACAGGTACATGCGGAAGTAGAAGATCTGGAAGATCTGCGACTTGGCAAAGGCGAGCACGATGATGCCGGCGAACTTGGTGAGCGTGATGCCGGAAAACACGGAGCTGCCGGTGCGGACCATCGCTGCGGCGGACCGCTCGAGCCGGGTGCCGTGCGCCAGCCGGTACGTGCGCACGATGTGCGAGATGAACTCTACGCCAATGCCGACGCTCTGTCGAAGCAGTGAGAAGTGGTTAGTGATagttgtaaaaaaatacaaaaaatgccGACAGGGACCCCACGGTACGCACCATCACCAAGTTGACCAGCGAGATGGCATTGAGCGTAATGTTCCACAGCCACATCAGCCCCATCATGTTGAGCACGATCAGGAAGACCAGCAGTATGACGACCAGGGCGGAGAGCAGATCCAGCCCCGTCACCAGAAAGGTGACGACGAACACGGCCGCCAGGGACAGGCCGAGCGACTGCAATGCGTCGCTCCAGATCGTCAGATACTGCTCGTAGAACACGTAGAACACGCTGTACGGGAAGATCTCGACGCCGGCCTGGCGCTCGTCCAGCATCTGCTGGATGTCGGCCGCAATCAGGCGGGCCTGCTCGAGCGCCGTGTAGAACTGGCGCGACGTCACCGCGGTCGTGTGGTAGGTGGAAAAGTACGAGTCCTGTACGTTCAGCCGGCCGTCCCGATCTAGCAGGTAGTTGAGGGCGCGCGAGTAGGCCGCCCGGCCCGCCTTGGCGCAGTTCTCGTCCGGCAGGTCGGACAGGAAGAACTCGAGGTAGCGCTCGAACTGGGGCACGGTCGGCCGGATGCCCGTCTCGTCGTACTCCTCCGGGCAGGCTGGACAGAAGACGATATCTGTTGTGAGCGGAGCAAAAGAGCAAATGTCGTTCATTTGGTATGTGCAGAAAGGTGTTCGGTGCATTTGATTCAGATTCAAAAATTTGGATAAATCTTTGAagtgattcaatgaatctgaatcccCAGAACTCATGTACCCAGAAAGATTTATGGAGGTTGagcttcttcttgttctttttcttgacATAACGACCTACGTGGTCATTAGCGATTACCTACGTGGTAATGCCAGATAGTCTATTCTTGCTATGGGTAGACACTAcatgcgaggcttgaaccccCGACGGggatgttgttaagttgtgcGAGTtactgtaccacgggatcgCACAAATTGAATATCTTGAAAATCGTTAATCTGTTAAGGTTTATGAATTGTCGGAGATTCCTGAGTCTTCAAAGAATCAAAAAGCTCTGGAGATTTATAACATATTTATGAATTCTTGAATCTTTGAAGTTTCCTAAATCTTTGTAGATTCATAAGTCTTTAGAAATTCGTGAATTTTTGAAGATCCGATTCAAGATTAGAATCACTTATCGCTACAGATTCATATAAATGAAACTCAAGCAAAGATTCATGCAACACAACACTAGTGCTGTAGGGGAACATATGAGAATACTTACTGCTGGCACAGAAGGACCCGTCCGTGGGATTGTACTTGCAGCAGGACTGAATCGCCAGCCAGTCGATGTAGTCGTCGAGCCAGGACGAGGCGGGTCTTGCAATGTGTGTCCTACCGAGGGAAAAAACAGAGATATCCCCAAGCGTGAGTGCCTAGAACTAGTCAGAGAGTCACTCTCAGATGCTTACGTTTCCGGATAGAGCGAGGCTTGGTAGAGCTTGGTGGAGATCGAGTCGTCATTGCACAGGATGCCACCGCACACCAGGTTTTGGTGCTGCACGTCGGTGTAGTTCAGGCCGGCCTTCACCACGAAGTAGACGGGCGGCCCCATCCAGAACAGCTCAGCCATGAAGCGGAAGTACTTGACCACGTGTGAGTCCTCCGCCATCGACAGCTCCTGGTCCAGTCCAGGCTCGATGCTCGGCACCACCATCAGCGACAGCGAGCCCCAGACGAGAAACAGGGCCAGCACGGTCAGCCGCACCCTCGGCCGCAGCAGAAACGGCACGTAGAATCGCTCCACCACCCGCTCCAGCCACCCCGGTCCGTCCGGGGCGACCGGTTTGTCCGGGTTCTTGGTGGCGCGCACGCAGCACACCAGATCGAGCCGGCCCCGCTCGACCCGCTTCTCATCCAGCGCCATCAGCGCGACGAATGCCGAAATCTGCAGCAGAAAGTCGACCAGCAGCGCGACGGTCGCGTACCAGGCGAACGTATTGACAGCCGGCATCGGTGACAGCGCACCGATCgcaaagcagcagcactcGCTCGCCGAGGTCAGCAGAATCGATGGACCGATCTGGCCGAGCGCTTCGCCGATCGCGCAGGCCGTCTCGGGCGTCCGCTCCCGGTCGATCCGGTTGAACGCGTGCACCAGCATGAAGATGTTGTCGACGCCGACCGCCAGCACCAGGAACGGGATCACCTCGATCGTGAGCATCGTCGTCGCCAGCTCGAGATAGCCGAAGAACCCGAGGCTGCAAGCGACAGACGCGAGCACCACCACGATGCCGCCGACCGCCAGCACGATGCGCGAGCCGTGCAGAAACTGCCGGAAGCCGCGGATCTTCCCGAGCGAGAAGGTAATGTACACGAACATCACCACGTAGCTGATGATGACGGTGTACATCTCCGCCTCCGACATCTCGTCGATGCCGTCCTCGATCGAGCGCTCCGCCGAGTAGGCGACCTCCATCATCGGGTGCTCGAAGTCGCGCATAAAGTCGACGAACCGCTGCTCCCACTCGAGCGCCGGCCCGAGCTCGTCCTTGTTCGCCTTGTTCTCAACGAGGAACGTCAGCACGACGCCGGTCGCGAGTCGAAAGTCGGGGTTAGCACCGGGAGCTGGTTGCGGGAACCCACCAACCGCGACGCCCGGCTCGATGGGGCCCCCGTACGTGCCGAAGCAGGACGGCAGGTAGGCGTTGCGCGTGCAACCGTTGATCTTGTCCAGATAGTTAACCACGAATCCGTTCAGGTCCGTGCCGGTCCGGTTGAATTCCGCGAGACTGTTCTTGAAGTAGCCGAACACGCTCTGCACGGTACACTCCGATAGTACGGTCTGCGCACCAACCTGCGTCATCGGGGCGAAGCAGATCTGCTCCAGACCGCGCCCCTCTGC
The Anopheles arabiensis isolate DONGOLA chromosome X, AaraD3, whole genome shotgun sequence DNA segment above includes these coding regions:
- the LOC120906472 gene encoding uncharacterized protein LOC120906472, translating into MALVKGEDSPPRPPAIVSYAFEKELINRQNRYIRLYDSFLPSLKRVPIAIKFWSKYDSTAAGRSGLPNFDRYCALVEKTIAEGPRDRYPEPVTESQCYGWYCEPCYRYEGRDIHLLYHPKKRSPITLVGEKINADRITQRPRFTGVPFKLTS
- the LOC120906471 gene encoding NPC intracellular cholesterol transporter 1 homolog 1b, which produces MSGARTLKMLLLLVMAVVVVVPPAATQGEVEGYHCVMHDVCAQIGIHAQNCPVKMAPKPLTNAAAIEIMHRRCGWMFPADDTPVCCATSQVLEMDKNFQQAEGLFSRCSTCLTNMLYSICSLACHPEQSRFLTAYTEPTTGAYVNRVDYRIDRQYVQDTFDSCKGIVLPSSGKYAMDVGCGYWEAAGCTAERWFQYMGAADNEFVPFEINYLYEEDPEQRFNQEVKHCNEAYDGSYACSCVDCDESCPTSEPPQPKDPGFMVGDLNGVTFTVAVVVGGIGLACIVLALLFGGKEGAKQQLPDLPSFFGGFPSVNQALGRTFTRWGTFCARNPVLILAICSWIVGGLAFGIQYLIITTDPVELWAAPDSRARQEKDYFDSRFSPFYRTEQIFIKPTRQEFFIHPTAEGNQTFGPAYDREFLLEVFKLQTTIEQLGQAEGRGLEQICFAPMTQVGAQTVLSECTVQSVFGYFKNSLAEFNRTGTDLNGFVVNYLDKINGCTRNAYLPSCFGTYGGPIEPGVAVGGFPQPAPGANPDFRLATGVVLTFLVENKANKDELGPALEWEQRFVDFMRDFEHPMMEVAYSAERSIEDGIDEMSEAEMYTVIISYVVMFVYITFSLGKIRGFRQFLHGSRIVLAVGGIVVVLASVACSLGFFGYLELATTMLTIEVIPFLVLAVGVDNIFMLVHAFNRIDRERTPETACAIGEALGQIGPSILLTSASECCCFAIGALSPMPAVNTFAWYATVALLVDFLLQISAFVALMALDEKRVERGRLDLVCCVRATKNPDKPVAPDGPGWLERVVERFYVPFLLRPRVRLTVLALFLVWGSLSLMVVPSIEPGLDQELSMAEDSHVVKYFRFMAELFWMGPPVYFVVKAGLNYTDVQHQNLVCGGILCNDDSISTKLYQASLYPETTHIARPASSWLDDYIDWLAIQSCCKYNPTDGSFCASNIVFCPACPEEYDETGIRPTVPQFERYLEFFLSDLPDENCAKAGRAAYSRALNYLLDRDGRLNVQDSYFSTYHTTAVTSRQFYTALEQARLIAADIQQMLDERQAGVEIFPYSVFYVFYEQYLTIWSDALQSLGLSLAAVFVVTFLVTGLDLLSALVVILLVFLIVLNMMGLMWLWNITLNAISLVNLVMSVGIGVEFISHIVRTYRLAHGTRLERSAAAMVRTGSSVFSGITLTKFAGIIVLAFAKSQIFQIFYFRMYLCIVLVGAAHGLILLPVFLTYIGPPSPPPPPPPPPPAETPRTAPTKQEEAKLDLSNTPSAANETETPAIGNEPAQHAPE